The Chloroflexota bacterium genome has a segment encoding these proteins:
- a CDS encoding YetF domain-containing protein: MTGFASILNLDPADLLAIIVRTAVVYVALLFLLRLAGKRELGQMTPFDLVVLLIISNAVQNAMVGPDTSLTGGLVAAIVLVVVNGAVNRLFVRYGWLGRGVLGTPTLLVNDGALIPEHLRREGLAESEVLQALREHGVESVEQVKMAVLEVDGTISVVPADARSSRTRRRVRGRKPAG, encoded by the coding sequence ATGACTGGCTTCGCGTCGATCCTGAACCTCGATCCCGCTGATCTGCTCGCCATCATCGTGCGAACAGCGGTCGTTTACGTCGCGCTCCTCTTCCTGCTGCGCTTGGCAGGAAAGCGGGAGCTGGGGCAGATGACTCCGTTCGATCTCGTCGTGCTGTTGATCATCTCGAACGCGGTCCAGAACGCTATGGTAGGGCCTGACACGTCGCTCACCGGTGGACTTGTTGCCGCGATTGTGCTGGTCGTGGTGAACGGCGCCGTGAACCGGCTGTTCGTTCGCTACGGCTGGCTCGGGCGCGGTGTGCTGGGGACGCCCACCCTGCTGGTGAACGACGGCGCGCTCATCCCAGAGCATTTGCGGCGGGAAGGCCTTGCCGAGTCCGAGGTGCTGCAGGCGCTTCGGGAGCACGGTGTCGAGAGCGTCGAGCAGGTGAAGATGGCGGTGCTGGAAGTTGACGGCACCATCAGCGTCGTGCCGGCCGATGCCAGAAGCAGCCGGACGCGTCGGCGCGTTCGCGGCCGGAAGCCGGCCGGATAG